The Candidatus Methylomirabilota bacterium genome includes a window with the following:
- a CDS encoding PDZ domain-containing protein, producing MRRAVLAVLLLAALTAPAMAATPRWAWLGVRIRDLSEQEMEDISKRFGMREGFGAVIVEVIKETPAAAAGLETGDLVVAFRDRPVVDTRSLQRAIASTTVGETVRLTVLRREEGRRPVQVKVGPMPDQVAAERVAAEYGFLVREPDGQPELGGARPAVTPSVAAVLPRSRAERAGVKVGDVLTEVNGRPVVTLDAVREALLAAGPDGPLPLVLRRDQERIVVTLEPTGSR from the coding sequence GTGAGGCGCGCGGTCCTGGCCGTCCTGCTGCTCGCCGCCCTGACCGCGCCCGCGATGGCCGCGACGCCTCGCTGGGCGTGGCTCGGGGTGCGCATCCGCGATCTGTCCGAGCAGGAGATGGAGGATATCTCCAAGCGGTTCGGCATGCGCGAGGGCTTCGGGGCGGTGATCGTGGAGGTCATCAAGGAGACGCCGGCGGCCGCAGCGGGGCTCGAGACCGGCGACCTGGTCGTCGCCTTCCGGGACCGCCCGGTGGTCGACACGCGGAGCCTCCAGCGAGCGATCGCCTCCACCACCGTCGGCGAGACGGTGCGGCTGACCGTGCTGCGGCGCGAGGAAGGCCGCCGGCCCGTGCAGGTGAAGGTCGGTCCGATGCCCGACCAGGTTGCGGCCGAGCGGGTGGCGGCCGAGTACGGCTTCCTGGTGCGGGAGCCCGATGGCCAGCCCGAGCTGGGCGGGGCGCGGCCCGCCGTGACCCCCTCGGTGGCCGCGGTACTTCCCAGGAGCCGCGCCGAGCGGGCGGGCGTCAAGGTCGGCGACGTGCTGACCGAGGTGAACGGCCGGCCGGTGGTCACCCTGGACGCGGTCCGGGAGGCGCTGCTGGCGGCCGGTCCGGACGGCCCGCTCCCGCTGGTGCTGCGACGGGATCAGGAGCGCATCGTGGTGACGCTGGAGCCCACGGGGAGCCGCTGA
- a CDS encoding Mrp/NBP35 family ATP-binding protein, with product MATPAAPTERTVLDALREIRDPDRNQDIVSLGLVKELRIQDAEVSFTLAFTGQAPATKAQLHSSASRAVSQLPGVSRVSVKMGSAAARPPAAGHAGHAPGQPAAPAPADFIPEVKHTIAVSSGKGGVGKSTVAVNLALALKQSGAQVGLVDVDVYGPDVPLMMGAKGRPGMFDNKIIPVEAHGIKIMSIGLLVAEREALVWRGPMIHSAVQQFLRDVNWGPLDYLVFDMPPGTGDAQLSLSQVVPLSGVVMVTTPQEVALLDVRKALGMFRKLNVPILGIVENMSYFVAPDTGRRYGIFGEGGGQRVADEFGVPLLGQIPLEMETREGGDAGVPITVGQPDSAQAQAFRTIAAAAAARVEAVAALKLPSIG from the coding sequence ATGGCCACACCCGCCGCTCCGACCGAACGCACCGTCCTCGACGCGCTTCGCGAGATCCGGGATCCGGACCGAAACCAGGACATCGTGAGCCTCGGCCTCGTGAAGGAGCTGCGCATCCAGGACGCCGAGGTCTCGTTCACCCTGGCCTTCACCGGGCAGGCGCCGGCCACCAAGGCGCAGCTGCACAGCAGCGCCTCGCGCGCGGTCTCGCAGCTGCCCGGGGTGAGCCGCGTGAGCGTGAAGATGGGCTCGGCGGCGGCGCGCCCGCCGGCCGCCGGGCACGCGGGCCACGCGCCCGGTCAGCCGGCGGCGCCCGCGCCCGCCGACTTCATCCCCGAGGTCAAGCACACCATCGCGGTCTCGTCCGGCAAGGGCGGCGTCGGCAAGTCCACGGTGGCGGTGAATCTCGCGCTGGCCCTCAAGCAGTCGGGCGCCCAGGTGGGATTGGTTGACGTCGACGTGTACGGTCCCGACGTGCCGCTCATGATGGGGGCCAAGGGCCGCCCCGGCATGTTCGACAACAAGATCATTCCGGTCGAGGCACACGGCATCAAGATCATGTCGATCGGCCTGCTGGTGGCCGAGCGCGAGGCGCTGGTGTGGCGCGGCCCGATGATCCACTCGGCGGTCCAGCAGTTCCTCCGCGACGTGAACTGGGGGCCGCTCGACTACCTCGTGTTCGACATGCCGCCGGGCACCGGCGACGCGCAGCTGTCGCTCTCGCAGGTGGTGCCGCTGTCCGGCGTGGTCATGGTCACCACGCCGCAAGAGGTGGCCCTCCTCGACGTGCGCAAGGCACTCGGGATGTTCCGCAAGCTCAACGTGCCGATCCTCGGCATCGTTGAGAACATGAGCTACTTCGTCGCGCCCGACACCGGCCGGCGCTACGGCATCTTCGGCGAAGGCGGCGGCCAGCGGGTGGCCGACGAGTTCGGCGTGCCGCTGCTGGGCCAGATCCCGCTCGAGATGGAGACGCGCGAGGGCGGCGACGCGGGCGTGCCGATCACGGTGGGCCAGCCGGACTCCGCCCAGGCCCAGGCCTTCCGGACGATCGCGGCCGCGGCCGCCGCGCGGGTCGAGGCGGTCGCCGCGCTCAAGCTCCCGAGTATCGGGTGA
- a CDS encoding flavin reductase family protein: MLGADDFRRVMSHFATGVTIITAWDEGGRPTGLTASSFTSVSLNPPLVLVCVSQKAQSYPAIQAAGRFAVNILCMGQEGVSRRFATTSAGDEKFIGLDYRTGPFGLPVIAEALAELECTVVHAYPGGDHTIFVAQVETADARADLGKEPLLYFRGKYSRLHP, encoded by the coding sequence GTGCTCGGAGCCGACGACTTCCGGCGTGTGATGAGCCACTTCGCCACCGGGGTGACGATCATCACCGCGTGGGACGAGGGCGGTCGCCCCACCGGCCTCACCGCCAGCTCATTCACCTCGGTCTCGCTCAACCCGCCCCTGGTCCTGGTCTGCGTCTCGCAGAAGGCGCAAAGCTATCCGGCCATCCAGGCGGCGGGCCGCTTCGCGGTCAACATCCTGTGCATGGGCCAGGAAGGCGTCTCACGGCGGTTCGCGACCACCTCGGCGGGGGACGAGAAGTTCATCGGCCTCGACTACCGCACCGGTCCCTTCGGGCTCCCGGTGATCGCCGAGGCGCTCGCCGAGCTGGAGTGCACGGTGGTGCACGCCTATCCGGGCGGCGACCACACCATCTTCGTCGCGCAGGTCGAGACCGCGGACGCCCGGGCCGACCTCGGCAAGGAGCCCCTGCTCTATTTCCGCGGCAAGTATTCGCGCCTGCATCCGTAG
- a CDS encoding glycosyltransferase family 4 protein, whose amino-acid sequence MNILQIYPKGDYFTGAAIQLRDLATGLAGHGHHVVVATRPNPHWERACASGLVQHATVPMRSGADLASAWALARLIREHRIDVVHCQKGRARTLALLAGLVVRIPVLILNRGVSFPPDRWSRLGYTTSRVTAIVAVCQSIKRGLVSAGVSPGKIEVIYSGTDLGRFHAGVDGRAIRSELQLGPGHALVTQVGIRSWRGNDDVLEAMTRVCHAAPHARLLFVGAPPPRVPVLRDKAFRRGIGESVFVLGHREDIPEILSGSDLVVDASYAGLGLTGSLREALAVETPVVATDIEGHPELIVEGETGLLVPPRNPDALAQAILRVLENPTRAKAMARAGRKRVEAVFSMAQKIQRTEALYQRLLAARRTA is encoded by the coding sequence GTGAACATCCTGCAGATCTACCCGAAGGGGGACTACTTCACCGGCGCGGCCATCCAGCTGCGCGACCTGGCCACCGGCCTGGCCGGGCACGGCCATCACGTCGTGGTGGCCACGCGGCCCAACCCCCACTGGGAGCGCGCCTGCGCCTCCGGGCTCGTGCAGCACGCCACCGTGCCGATGCGAAGCGGGGCGGATCTGGCCTCCGCGTGGGCGCTGGCCCGTCTCATCCGCGAGCACCGGATCGACGTCGTCCACTGCCAGAAGGGCCGGGCTCGTACCCTCGCCCTTCTCGCCGGCCTGGTCGTGCGCATCCCGGTGCTGATCCTGAACCGCGGGGTGAGCTTTCCGCCCGACCGCTGGAGCCGGCTCGGCTACACCACGTCGCGCGTGACCGCCATCGTGGCGGTCTGCCAGTCGATCAAGCGCGGGCTGGTGTCGGCCGGCGTGTCGCCGGGCAAGATCGAGGTGATCTACTCGGGCACCGATCTCGGACGCTTCCATGCCGGCGTCGACGGCCGGGCCATCCGCAGCGAGCTTCAGCTCGGGCCCGGCCACGCCCTGGTCACCCAGGTCGGCATCCGCTCGTGGCGCGGCAACGACGACGTGCTCGAGGCCATGACCCGCGTCTGCCACGCCGCCCCCCACGCCCGCCTGCTCTTCGTGGGGGCGCCGCCGCCGCGCGTGCCGGTCCTGCGGGACAAGGCGTTCCGGCGCGGGATCGGCGAGTCGGTGTTCGTGCTCGGGCACCGCGAGGACATCCCCGAGATCCTGTCCGGCAGCGACCTGGTCGTCGACGCCTCCTACGCGGGTCTCGGGCTCACCGGCTCGCTCCGCGAGGCCCTCGCGGTCGAGACCCCGGTCGTGGCCACCGACATCGAGGGGCACCCCGAGCTGATCGTCGAGGGCGAGACCGGCCTGCTGGTCCCGCCCCGCAATCCGGACGCGCTGGCCCAGGCGATCCTCCGCGTGCTGGAGAACCCGACGCGGGCCAAGGCCATGGCCCGGGCCGGCCGCAAGCGCGTCGAAGCCGTGTTCTCGATGGCCCAGAAGATCCAGCGCACGGAAGCGCTCTACCAGCGGCTGCTCGCCGCGCGGAGGACGGCGTGA
- a CDS encoding DegT/DnrJ/EryC1/StrS family aminotransferase encodes MASIPLSRPPVDGEIKAAVLAAVDSRQYILGPECRAFEQEFAAYLAVKHAVLTSSATAALWMGLKACGVKAGDEVLVPSHTAFPTVEAICVTGAVPVFVDVDASYTVDLADAAAKATPRTVGFVPVHLYGHPADLDGIRALCEARSLWLLEDCAQAHGAAWQGRKVGSFGRAGVFSFYPSKNLPVMGDGGLLATDDDDVAARCRRLRDHGRLSKDLHAELGFNLRFNDIQAAVGRVLLRRLDAMNEHRRALAARYHAGLADLPLALPTERPGARHVYHLYVVRASERDRLAAFLKARGIATGIHYPVPAHRQPAVELLDPPVLPRTEALVGEILSLPISAGHTEEEIDTVIAAIKEFYRAG; translated from the coding sequence ATGGCGTCCATTCCGCTCTCCCGACCGCCGGTCGACGGCGAGATCAAGGCCGCGGTGCTCGCCGCGGTCGATTCGCGGCAGTACATCCTCGGGCCCGAATGCCGCGCCTTCGAGCAGGAGTTCGCGGCGTACCTGGCGGTGAAGCACGCCGTCCTCACCAGCAGCGCCACCGCCGCCCTGTGGATGGGGCTCAAGGCCTGCGGCGTGAAGGCCGGCGACGAGGTCCTGGTTCCCTCGCACACCGCCTTCCCCACCGTGGAGGCGATCTGCGTCACCGGGGCGGTCCCGGTGTTCGTCGACGTGGATGCCTCGTACACCGTGGATCTGGCGGACGCCGCCGCGAAGGCCACGCCCCGGACGGTCGGCTTCGTGCCGGTGCACCTCTACGGGCATCCCGCCGACCTCGACGGCATCCGCGCCTTGTGCGAGGCGCGCAGCCTCTGGCTCCTCGAGGACTGCGCGCAGGCGCACGGCGCCGCCTGGCAAGGTCGCAAGGTGGGCTCGTTCGGGCGGGCCGGCGTCTTCTCGTTCTATCCGTCCAAGAACCTGCCGGTCATGGGCGACGGCGGGCTCTTGGCCACCGACGACGACGACGTGGCCGCCCGATGCCGACGGCTGCGCGACCACGGGCGGCTCAGCAAGGACCTCCACGCCGAGCTGGGCTTCAACCTGCGCTTCAACGACATCCAGGCCGCGGTGGGCCGCGTGCTGCTGCGGCGGCTCGACGCCATGAACGAGCATCGGCGCGCGCTGGCCGCCCGCTATCACGCCGGGCTGGCCGACCTCCCGCTGGCGCTGCCCACCGAGAGGCCCGGCGCGCGGCACGTCTACCACCTCTACGTGGTCAGGGCCTCCGAGCGTGACCGGCTCGCCGCCTTCCTCAAGGCGCGCGGCATCGCCACCGGGATCCACTATCCGGTTCCGGCCCATCGTCAGCCCGCGGTCGAGCTGCTGGATCCGCCGGTTCTGCCCCGCACCGAGGCGCTCGTCGGCGAGATCCTCAGTCTGCCGATCTCGGCCGGGCATACCGAGGAGGAGATCGACACGGTCATCGCCGCGATCAAGGAGTTCTACCGCGCGGGGTGA
- a CDS encoding amidase, giving the protein MNERRDLWEMSAGELAGLMGEGRVTAVEVVEACLRRIREIEETVQAWAFLDAEYAVAQAKGADERRLSGRPVGSLNGVPVGLKDIIDTADMPTENGSVLHAGRTPSRDAGVVERLRAAGAVILGKTVTTEFATRTPGKTRNPHNPAHTPGGSSSGSAAAVAAGMVPLSLGSQTGGSVIRPGAYCGVFALKPTHGLVSRHGMFRLSGSLDHVGLFARTVEDLALLLEDLAGYDERDPDSIARARAPYRALAAEEPPIEPRFGFFRSGRWSQVDADAQAALGELVEHLGGRVEEFDLSVGADELAERHRTVMDAEMAINLRREWETGRDRLSTALQSRISHGREVRAREYLAAKEATAALRTTFAELFEQRYDAILTPAAHGTAPAGLESTGEPTFNSMWTLLGLPAISVPLLEGANGLPLGVQLVGARDSDARLLRTARWLAESVAR; this is encoded by the coding sequence ATGAACGAGCGGAGGGACCTGTGGGAGATGTCGGCGGGGGAGCTGGCGGGGTTGATGGGGGAGGGGCGGGTGACGGCGGTGGAGGTGGTGGAGGCGTGTTTGAGGAGGATCCGGGAGATCGAGGAGACGGTACAGGCGTGGGCGTTTCTTGATGCGGAGTATGCGGTGGCGCAGGCCAAGGGGGCGGATGAGCGGCGGCTGTCGGGGAGGCCGGTCGGGTCATTGAATGGGGTGCCGGTGGGGCTGAAGGACATCATCGATACGGCGGACATGCCGACCGAGAACGGGTCGGTGCTGCACGCGGGGCGGACGCCGTCGCGCGACGCCGGAGTGGTGGAGCGGCTCCGCGCGGCGGGAGCCGTCATCCTGGGCAAGACGGTCACGACCGAGTTCGCGACGCGCACGCCGGGGAAGACCCGCAATCCCCACAATCCGGCGCACACGCCCGGCGGCTCGTCGAGCGGGTCGGCCGCCGCGGTGGCCGCGGGCATGGTGCCGCTCTCGCTCGGCAGCCAGACGGGAGGCTCGGTGATCCGCCCGGGGGCCTATTGCGGCGTGTTCGCGCTCAAGCCGACCCACGGCCTGGTGTCGCGCCACGGAATGTTCCGCCTCTCCGGCAGCCTGGATCACGTGGGCCTGTTCGCGCGGACCGTCGAGGACCTGGCGCTGCTCCTCGAAGATCTGGCCGGTTACGACGAGCGCGATCCGGATTCGATCGCCCGGGCCCGGGCCCCCTATCGCGCCCTCGCCGCGGAGGAGCCGCCGATCGAGCCGCGGTTCGGCTTCTTCCGGAGCGGCCGCTGGAGCCAGGTGGACGCGGACGCGCAGGCCGCGCTGGGCGAGCTGGTCGAGCATCTCGGCGGGCGGGTGGAGGAGTTCGATCTGAGCGTCGGCGCCGACGAGCTGGCCGAGCGGCACCGGACGGTGATGGACGCCGAGATGGCGATCAACCTCAGGCGTGAATGGGAGACCGGGCGCGACCGCCTGTCGACGGCGCTGCAGAGCCGGATCTCCCACGGTCGGGAGGTGCGCGCGCGGGAGTATCTGGCCGCGAAGGAGGCCACCGCCGCGCTGCGGACGACCTTCGCCGAGCTGTTCGAGCAGCGCTACGATGCCATCCTGACCCCGGCGGCGCACGGGACCGCGCCGGCCGGCCTCGAATCCACCGGCGAGCCGACCTTCAACTCGATGTGGACGCTGCTGGGCCTGCCCGCGATCAGCGTGCCCCTGCTGGAGGGGGCCAACGGGCTCCCGCTCGGCGTGCAGCTCGTCGGCGCGCGCGACAGCGATGCCCGGCTGCTCCGGACCGCGCGCTGGCTCGCGGAGTCGGTCGCGAGATAG
- a CDS encoding LON peptidase substrate-binding domain-containing protein, translating to MPQVSLPIFPLPELTFFPRTMLPLHIFEARYRAMITDCLARDERLAVVGLKPGYEAAYEGKPPVYDVAGAGRIVQWERLPSGRYNLLLRGDCRVRIDRELPADTLYRMVAATPLEETGAEGPSVLALADRVRARCRQILTAVGRSGAELQTGLDAVRDPAELCDQVASALVPAAAARQALLEELHVERRLERLASALDDLLSHLTGEGGRA from the coding sequence GTGCCTCAGGTCTCCCTGCCGATCTTCCCGCTCCCCGAGCTGACGTTCTTCCCTCGCACCATGTTGCCACTGCACATCTTCGAGGCCCGCTACCGCGCGATGATCACCGACTGTCTGGCGCGCGACGAGCGCCTGGCGGTGGTGGGCCTCAAGCCCGGCTACGAGGCCGCGTACGAGGGCAAGCCGCCGGTGTACGACGTGGCGGGGGCCGGCCGCATCGTGCAGTGGGAGCGCCTGCCCAGCGGCCGCTACAACTTGTTGCTCCGAGGCGACTGCCGGGTGCGCATCGATCGCGAGCTGCCCGCCGACACGCTCTACCGCATGGTCGCGGCGACTCCGCTCGAGGAGACCGGGGCCGAGGGGCCGAGCGTCCTGGCGCTGGCCGACCGGGTGAGGGCGCGCTGCCGGCAGATCCTGACCGCGGTGGGCCGGTCCGGGGCAGAGCTGCAGACGGGCCTGGACGCGGTCCGCGATCCGGCCGAGCTGTGCGATCAGGTCGCCTCGGCGCTGGTCCCCGCCGCGGCCGCTCGCCAGGCCCTGCTCGAAGAGCTGCACGTCGAGCGGCGGCTCGAGCGGCTCGCCTCCGCGCTGGACGATCTGCTGAGCCATCTCACCGGCGAGGGCGGACGGGCGTGA